One window from the genome of Bacillus rossius redtenbacheri isolate Brsri chromosome 12, Brsri_v3, whole genome shotgun sequence encodes:
- the LOC134537279 gene encoding chymotrypsin-like protease CTRL-1 — protein sequence MPNTSEGNRVVVATSSVVCAEGRLLRSLPADFINAVRLPRNAQAATTFAGAAAIVSGFGRINSANNFISSNLLFAEVQVIANTVCASTFGAAIQATNICSIGTNGRSPCNGDSGGPLVVREADGLFTLVGAVSFGIQNCPANSPASYVRTSRYLAWISSATGIAIRA from the exons atgcCGAACACATCCGAAGGTAACCGAGTGGTCGTAGCCACGAgttcagttgtttgcgccgaaggacgactgctgcggtctctaccggcgg ACTTCATAAACGCTGTGAGGCTTCCCCGCAACGCACAGGCCGCTACCACCTTCGCCGGGGCAGCTGCGATCGTCAGCGGCTTCGGAAGAATCAACAGCG CTAACAACTTTATCTCATCCAACCTGCTGTTCGCCGAAGTGCAGGTCATTGCGAACACCGTGTGCGCCAGCACTTTCGGCGCCGCCATTCAAGCCACCAACATCTGCAGCATCGGCACCAACGGAAGGAGCCCTTGCAAC GGCGACAGCGGCGGTCCCCTGGTCGTGAGGGAGGCTGACGGGCTGTTCACTCTGGTGGGAGCCGTGTCCTTCGGCATCCAGAACTGCCCGGCCAACTCCCCGGCATCGTACGTGCGCACCAGCCGCTACCTCGCCTGGATCTCGTCCGCCACCGGCATCGCCATCCGCGCCTGA
- the LOC134537760 gene encoding chymotrypsinogen A-like — MKVLLSVVLFVAAAQAKSVADLSDLQFVHKYVTPNPRHTAEEWEAIYAAAEADTPENTTGLVLGTVPQPEDAGKAYVKHEEERIIAGTAAALGQFPWQAMIILGGTSLCGGSLISSEWVLTAAHCVQGISSFSVTLGSTSMTSHQAGAVSQAARQAVSHSGYDEKTHQNDIGVLRLSSAVALGDHINAVRLPREAQASTTFAGSAAVISGFGRISSTNNEVSGALMYASVEIIANTACARIFGSIIQAGQVCSTGANGRSPCNGDSGGPLVVREADDKYTLVGAVSFGVEDCPANFPAVYVRTSKYLAWISSNTGVAVRA, encoded by the exons ATGAAGGTTCTTCTGTCCGTGGTGCTCTTCGTAGCAGCTGCGCAG GCCAAGTCCGTGGCGGACTTGTCAGACCTGCAGTTCGTCCACAAGTACGTGACCCCGAACCCCCGCCACACCGCGGAGGAGTGGGAGGCCATCTACGCCGCCGCCGAGGCCGACACTCCAGAGAACACCACTGGACTCGTGCTGGGGACAGTCCCGCAACCTG AGGATGCCGGGAAGGCGTACGTGAAACACGAGGAGGAGCGCATCATCGCCGGCACGGCCGCTGCCCTGGGGCAGTTCCCCTGGCAGGCGATGATCATCCTGGGAGGAACCAGCCTGTGCGGCGGCTCGCTCATCTCCAGCGAGTGGGTGCTCACGGCCGCCCACTGCGTGCAAGG GATCAGCAGCTTCAGCGTGACCTTGGGCTCGACCAGCATGACCTCGCACCAGGCGGGGGCAGTCTCGCAGGCCGCCAGGCAGGCGGTCAGCCACTCCGGCTACGACGAGAAGACCCACCAGAACGACATCGGCGTCCTGAGGCTGTCGTCCGCCGTCGCGCTCGGAG ATCACATCAACGCGGTGAGACTGCCCCGTGAAGCCCAGGCCAGCACCACCTTCGCCGGATCAGCTGCCGTGATCAGCGGCTTCGGGCGTATCAGCAGCA caaacAACGAGGTATCAGGAGCACTGATGTACGCCAGCGTGGAAATAATAGCAAACACTGCGTGCGCTCGAATTTTCGGCAGTATTATCCAAGCCGGCCAAGTCTGCAGCACCGGTGCCAATGGGAGAAGCCCTTGTAAT GGCGACAGCGGCGGTCCCCTGGTCGTGAGGGAGGCTGACGACAAGTACACGCTGGTGGGGGCCGTGTCCTTCGGCGTGGAGGACTGCCCCGCCAACTTCCCGGCGGTGTACGTGCGGACCAGCAAGTACCTGGCCTGGATCTCCTCCAACACGGGCGTCGCCGTCCGCGCCTGA